CGACGGAAGCACTCGGCATTGGAAGGCCGAACATCCTTGGGCACTTTGATCACCCTGCAGGTTGATGCTTCGTTGACCTGAGGACGGTCGATAGCGAGGGTCAGAACCTCGAGGCCGGTTGTGTCATCGAGGATGTTAGCCAGAGCGGCGATGTGGCCACGGTTCCGGAAGGGCCCCCTGAGCTCCAGGTGCGTGAGGCCCGGCAGCCGCGCACGGTGCCAGAGGAAGAAGGGCGGCTGCTGCTGGGCGGAAAGGCTAACTGATGTCAGGTTGGTGCATCTCTCCAGGAACTGCCCCAGTCGCCGGATCGGAAAGTCATTTCTAGCGGATCCGGTTCCTACCGGAGTCTCTTCGTCCAATCCACGTGCGCCACCTCCTCATGTACCCCAATAGTATTCTCTGGTATTGGCTGCTTTTCATTCTTTACCGCGTTGTATTACAATCCTGGACCCACCACCCATCACTTTTCTCTGGCCCACCACGATGTTGGTTCTGTGGCAATAAGTGCTTTGCTTTCCTTCCTCGCCTCAGAGAATCTACCAGCGGTCAGCCCCTGGCTATGAGAAGTGCTAAAAAAATATTACTACGTATATCCTAATGAGTAGTAATAATTAAATTCATGATTTATAGTAATATAAAATATATTTAATTTGTATAATTCGTAAATAATATTCCGAATATCACATCGGTTCACATATATTCCAATTAGCATTCTTTGTTTTTCAAATCAGTTTCAATTCATTTTTGaaaaatggaatcaaaatattttAGCTTTTTGTGATctaataaaataaaatgaagaaGATGTTCCCCAAGTATGGATTCATTAACATTTTCTTATCAAAGatctatcatatatatctcatacatatatctcatacctagtACAATCCAACTAGGTTTCGGACATCAACTATTTTGATTATGGATAGCATTATGATATGAACAAATTATGGTATATAATATTAAAATGTGAGACTTTTTTTAATATCAAGTTGGTACAAACTACATATGCCACATTTACCATGTTTCAAATATTGTATCAGTTTTAAAATAAATGACAAAATCTTCCTACGAAATATCATGTCACAATTTCCTATTTTCGTAAGTTCATAGAAGTTCCATATATTATTACCATATACTCCAATCATCTTACATTGTTTTCATAAAAGTTTTAGGTCATGATAATTTTTAAGAAAATATGCTCCTTTTTTCGCACATATTCctgttttatttctttttcacACAAATATGATTCACGTATATTATAGTTCACTACTAGAAAACAggctatcagtggcgcaccactttttgtcatcagtggcgcactagtggtgcgccactaatatcacgccactgctaacagttagtagtggcgcaccactcatGCGCCATTGCTAACTCAAGTAACAATGGCGCACtacctagtgcgccactactaacttATAGGTGCGACACCCTTGACACATCCTTATATTAGGTGCGTCACTGCTAAGTCTAGGGTGGAGCTGAATCATAAAATAAATATAGCAATGGCGCATGGTTGTTGGGGTGCGTCACTAGTATTTTCATAGCAGTGGAGCACctgtttttggtgcgccactgctatatagcagtggagcaccactagaggggtgcgccactactagtgaTCTTACGGCACCATTTGAGAAATCCTTTACTATCCATATATGTCATTAATAACAAAATACAACTAAAATATTTCTATTTTTGAGCTAATTccataaaatgaacaagagatgTTTCAAGTATGGTTTCACTAACATTTTGGTATAGAAGAGATATGACATATTGCATATAAGGGTTATACATGATTTGTagtaaattttaacaagctccagTTTCTACGATTTTGAAATGACGTTTCAAATATCGGATAGGTTTGAAAATAAGTTGGCAAATATTGCAATGAAATATCTCACATTTACCCAATTTTTCAGTTTTGGTGGAGAAAATTATAATATTTTCATTGTATTCCGTTAGTCAATTCCAATAAAACAGACAAGTTATGATTCTAGTCTGGGCTCAGTAATATTATTTTGGCATTGAAGAGAATGACATATTTCATATATTACTGAAAACTGGGTCATACAAAATATATAGCCAATGTCGTTTTAGAAAACAATTTTATTTACTGCAGATATGGGTATTATATCAACAAAGTATAGGATACACTATTTTGATATTGGAGACATCTGTTTACAATCCATATTGGTTAGATCACCATTTCCTTGCACCACAAATGTTTCACATTTGTACAGAGAATTAGACATACAATTCGTTTCAAATTCTTATGGCAGACAAAAAAGTACATTCAGATGGATTAGCAACCACCAAAAAAACTTCTCAATCAAGTGATTATTCGATTTGGAAACGATTTCTTAATCTGAGCCATCACACAAAAGTATCAAAAATAAAAGTAGAGTGGGGAAGAATGTAGTAGATTTGATAGGAATAAAAGACTAAAATTCAGATCAAATCAAATATAGCCACCACCAAAATCACTCTCCAGATCTGCATCCAATCAGATAGAAAGAATATTATCCCTAGATGGAGAACATAAATCCCAAACCTAGCCTGCACATGAACAGCTTCGTCTTCCTCCGGTGGCTCTCGACGAGAAGGCAAGGCGCTGCGCTGCCGCTGGAAGCCTTGCAGCCATGACGCGCTGCACCGTCGCTCATGCATGTCGCCGCCGTTCTAGGCGCAGCGTTGCCACGGTTCTGAACGCCGTCTTGGCCCGCAAACTCGAGCTTCCTGTTCCGGCCGCGGGCCGCCAACTCGAGCTTCCTGGTCTGGCCGCCGTCAGGGGATTTTTCCTCGATCTAGattgagagagagagaagagagagatTCAGGGGATGGTCTGCGCGTTGATATTTAGTGTATCAAGTGGGCCAGCCACGTATTCTATACGTATATTAGAACTGTTTGGTACAAGCAGCATGAAATACGAAACCAGAAAGAAAAATACGACGCTTTCAACCCCGAATCGCGAGGGACGAGCGAACCGCGGATACTTCACCGGTAGTTACCGGTTCCGTTAGAAAAATCGCGTCCGTCGCCGGATCTCTTCCGTGTCCTCGCTGTCGACCGGCATGCAGATGTCCACGGCCAGCGCGACTTCTCCCCAGTCCGGTAACGACAGCGCGGAGCAGCCCGCCACGCTGCCTTTGAACCCGAGGGACTGCAGCGACGGCGCGTCGACGAAGACACGCGTGGCGTTGTGGCAGCATCGGATTTTGAATGTCCGGAGGTGGAGGAGTGCCACCGAGATGCGCTTCACCGTCGGACACTCCTCGAGCGTCAGCTCGGCAAGACGAGGGCAGGCGGCGACCAGGCGCTGCAGCGCCTCCCCCGGCGCGTTGACCCGTCGGAGCCACAGCGTCTCCAGCGAGCCGAGGAAGAGGGCCTGCTCGGGCAGGTCAAGCTTGCAGCTCGCAAGCCGGAGGTGGCGCAGCGTGGCGTCGGCGGCGTTGCTGCGGAACAGGTAGCGAGGCATGCTGCAAGACAGTTCCGTTAGCACATCTGGCGCTTCGTCGACACTAGTACCTGTGTGCGGCCAGATCGGCTGCTCTGTCACTCGTGGCGGCAGGTCGAGGTCGAGCTTCTCCGCTCCGGCGAACAAGGCCGTGGCGATCCACTGGTCGATCAGGATGTCGGAGGGTGGGCTTCCGAGGCAGATGACGCGGAAAGAGCGGATGGGAGCGGTGCAGTCATGGTTGAGGAGCACGCTATTCACCATGTGCTCGATGCGGACGGGCGCCTTGCGGCAGCCGGGCGGCCGAGGTCTAGCGCTAAGGTGGACGACGGGGACTGTGGTGAACACATGGCGCCAGCGCCGGGACAGCGCGCTGGAGCGAACAGCCTGATGGGTGTCAAGGTGTGAGAGGATGCGGGTGAGCGTGGCGTCCGGGAGCGCGCTCACGCGGTCCTCGCCGCCGGCGCGCTGCTGCATCGCCATCTTCACGCGTCCTTAGACTTCCTTACGTTGTTTGGCAGTTCAGAATCAGATCGGGAGAGGTTTGGGAGATCAGATGCGTAGATCAGAGAGGTTTTATCAATCACGAT
This region of Lolium perenne isolate Kyuss_39 chromosome 2, Kyuss_2.0, whole genome shotgun sequence genomic DNA includes:
- the LOC127328243 gene encoding F-box/FBD/LRR-repeat protein At5g56420-like codes for the protein MAMQQRAGGEDRVSALPDATLTRILSHLDTHQAVRSSALSRRWRHVFTTVPVVHLSARPRPPGCRKAPVRIEHMVNSVLLNHDCTAPIRSFRVICLGSPPSDILIDQWIATALFAGAEKLDLDLPPRVTEQPIWPHTGTSVDEAPDVLTELSCSMPRYLFRSNAADATLRHLRLASCKLDLPEQALFLGSLETLWLRRVNAPGEALQRLVAACPRLAELTLEECPTVKRISVALLHLRTFKIRCCHNATRVFVDAPSLQSLGFKGSVAGCSALSLPDWGEVALAVDICMPFLERCTNLTSVSLSAQQQPPFFLWHRARLPGLTHLELRGPFRNRGHIAALANILDDTTGLEVLTLAIDRPQVNEASTCRVIKVPKDVRPSNAECFRRTLRKIQLVKYSGTTTQRRLALFLLTKAVRAEELHVTFATGVGGGSETDQFKKEMEGWKRNPKTRIIYHAHG